One window of the Asticcacaulis sp. SL142 genome contains the following:
- a CDS encoding glycoside hydrolase family 130 protein, whose protein sequence is MTNLNHSPIVLTANPERVVLRPFSISVQPTGSAQGSASRAHRICNQLVSLTREQCQAELANVNRDFQGRHWQTREIFIDRFNQIQQLIGGMDNLDDDHRALIGAYFSHEYSFEAAAVMNPSVVPHPDQSAMAEGHVRFIMSLRTVGEGHISTISFREGVLSTDGNIELKDESDFVVAASPARDFGADGPVELRRHAACNISSTVIFPITRAQANGIEDLRMVHFQDENGRSTYVGSYTAYSGREIGCELFETDDFMTFRLSPFRGEAARHKGLALFPRKINGRYAAIGRLDHESLYFLESDDLTVWNYGDRFIEPVYPWELVQMGNCGSPIELDEGWLLLTHGVGAMRRYSLAAALLDRHDPRKVIARSTVPLLSPDEETREGYVPNVVYTCGGMRAGEWIMIPYGVADSSIRFVTARISDILNHLGVGAEQASQPIVEPVK, encoded by the coding sequence ATGACCAATCTTAACCACAGCCCGATCGTGCTGACGGCCAATCCTGAGCGCGTCGTCTTGCGTCCGTTCTCAATCTCGGTGCAGCCGACCGGGTCGGCGCAGGGCAGCGCATCGCGTGCTCACCGGATTTGCAACCAGCTTGTCAGCCTGACGCGGGAGCAGTGTCAGGCGGAGCTGGCCAATGTGAACCGCGACTTTCAGGGCCGGCACTGGCAAACCCGTGAAATCTTCATCGACCGCTTCAATCAGATTCAGCAACTGATCGGCGGTATGGATAATCTGGATGACGATCACCGGGCGCTGATCGGGGCCTATTTTTCCCATGAGTACAGTTTTGAAGCCGCCGCCGTCATGAACCCGTCGGTTGTGCCGCACCCGGATCAGTCGGCCATGGCGGAAGGCCATGTGCGCTTTATCATGTCGCTGCGGACGGTGGGCGAAGGACATATTTCGACCATCTCCTTCCGTGAGGGTGTGCTGAGTACCGACGGCAATATCGAGCTTAAGGACGAAAGCGATTTTGTGGTCGCCGCCTCTCCGGCCAGGGATTTTGGTGCGGACGGGCCGGTGGAACTGCGCCGTCATGCCGCCTGTAATATTTCCTCGACCGTGATTTTTCCGATCACCCGCGCTCAGGCCAACGGGATTGAAGACCTGCGCATGGTGCATTTTCAAGATGAGAATGGCCGCTCGACCTATGTCGGCAGTTACACCGCCTATTCCGGGCGTGAGATCGGGTGTGAGCTGTTTGAAACCGATGATTTCATGACCTTCCGCCTGTCGCCGTTTCGCGGTGAGGCCGCCCGCCATAAGGGGCTGGCGCTGTTCCCGCGTAAGATCAATGGCCGTTACGCCGCCATTGGCCGTCTTGATCACGAAAGCCTGTATTTCCTGGAGAGCGATGACCTGACGGTGTGGAACTATGGCGACCGGTTCATTGAGCCGGTCTATCCGTGGGAACTGGTGCAGATGGGTAATTGCGGCTCACCGATCGAACTGGACGAGGGCTGGCTGTTGCTGACCCACGGCGTCGGGGCCATGCGGCGCTATTCGCTGGCGGCGGCCCTGCTTGACAGGCACGACCCGCGCAAGGTCATTGCGCGCTCAACCGTGCCCTTGCTGTCGCCGGATGAGGAAACCCGCGAAGGCTATGTGCCGAACGTGGTCTATACCTGCGGCGGTATGCGGGCGGGTGAGTGGATCATGATCCCCTATGGTGTCGCCGATTCGTCGATCCGGTTCGTGACGGCGCGCATCTCAGATATCCTGAATCATCTGGGTGTCGGGGCCGAACAGGCAAGCCAGCCGATAGTCGAGCCGGTGAAGTAG
- a CDS encoding response regulator: MASLNRPEDTAGIPEALIVEDSLAQAHIISRMIEAQGWACRHCPTLQEAYDVLSARKARGRTIQALFLDVFVGAYDALAHVTRMKTFTKGAPLILMTAGGGHEATETTLNRARQTAADFVLRKPFAPNHVCHIFETCFAVPGQAVPRKHVVVIDGNAGIRAHIRRVLETGGYRVSDFADVDSAVERVDMVHVDLVLCEVIMRGTGGLRGMHRIKQTFPHIQVVAMSAGVEGRISGARALSMSRQMGIDAQLPKPFGDDDLTQLIGLMLTDAALID; this comes from the coding sequence ATGGCGTCGTTAAACAGACCAGAGGATACAGCCGGCATACCGGAAGCGCTTATTGTTGAGGATAGCCTGGCGCAGGCGCACATCATATCGCGCATGATCGAGGCTCAGGGCTGGGCCTGTCGGCATTGCCCGACCCTGCAGGAAGCCTATGATGTGCTGAGCGCCCGAAAAGCCCGCGGACGGACTATTCAGGCGCTGTTTCTGGACGTGTTTGTGGGCGCCTATGACGCGCTTGCCCATGTCACCCGCATGAAAACCTTTACCAAAGGGGCGCCTCTGATCCTGATGACGGCGGGGGGCGGCCATGAGGCCACAGAGACGACGCTGAACCGGGCGCGCCAGACGGCGGCGGACTTTGTCCTGCGTAAACCGTTCGCGCCGAACCATGTCTGTCACATTTTTGAGACCTGTTTTGCCGTACCGGGACAGGCTGTGCCACGTAAACACGTTGTGGTTATCGACGGTAATGCCGGGATAAGGGCGCACATCCGGCGGGTTCTGGAGACGGGCGGCTACCGCGTCAGTGATTTTGCCGATGTCGATAGTGCCGTTGAGCGCGTCGATATGGTCCATGTCGATCTGGTGCTGTGTGAGGTCATCATGCGCGGCACCGGCGGTCTGCGCGGTATGCACCGTATCAAACAGACCTTTCCGCACATTCAGGTGGTGGCCATGTCGGCCGGGGTTGAGGGCCGGATCAGCGGGGCGCGGGCCTTAAGCATGAGCCGCCAGATGGGTATTGATGCGCAACTGCCCAAACCCTTTGGCGACGATGATCTGACCCAGTTGATCGGGCTGATGCTGACCGATGCGGCTCTGATCGATTAG
- the gabT gene encoding 4-aminobutyrate--2-oxoglutarate transaminase translates to MSSKAADLMARRHSAVARGIGHATSIFASRAENAELWDVDGRRYIDFAGGIAVLNTGHRHPKVQAAVLAQLDAYTHTAFQVAPYEPYIALAEKLNALAPIGGPAKSAFLTTGAEAVENAIKIARAYTGRDGVIAFSGGFHGRTALTSALTGKVVPYKKGLGPSQAGVYHVPFPTEAGGITVEDSLKILSYLFKADIDPSAVAAIIIEPMQGEGGFLITPPELMRALRKLCDDHGIVLIADEVQTGFGRTGKMFAMENYDVKPDLITMAKSLAGGYPLSGVVGKAAIMDAPELGGLGGTYGGNPVACAAALAVLEVIETENLLDAANRQGAFFLARLHALSQRNDIVPISAVRGLGAMVAFDIVSERGSFTPDAATTKAVTTKAQGLGLILLSCGVYGNTIRLLAPLTASEAIIAEGFDLMTEALKL, encoded by the coding sequence ATGTCATCCAAAGCCGCCGACCTCATGGCCCGCCGCCACTCAGCCGTTGCGCGCGGCATTGGTCACGCCACCTCGATTTTCGCTTCTCGCGCCGAAAATGCCGAACTGTGGGACGTAGATGGACGCCGCTATATCGACTTTGCGGGCGGGATCGCGGTCTTAAATACCGGCCATCGTCACCCGAAGGTACAGGCCGCCGTTCTGGCCCAGCTTGACGCCTATACCCACACCGCGTTTCAGGTCGCCCCCTATGAGCCCTATATCGCGCTGGCCGAAAAGCTGAACGCGCTCGCCCCCATCGGCGGGCCGGCCAAAAGCGCCTTTCTGACGACAGGTGCCGAAGCGGTCGAAAACGCCATCAAGATCGCCCGCGCCTATACCGGCCGGGATGGGGTGATCGCCTTTAGCGGCGGCTTTCATGGCCGCACCGCCCTGACCTCGGCGCTTACGGGCAAGGTTGTGCCCTACAAGAAAGGGTTGGGCCCGTCTCAGGCGGGGGTCTATCACGTTCCGTTCCCGACCGAAGCGGGCGGCATCACCGTTGAAGACAGCCTGAAAATCCTGTCCTATCTGTTCAAGGCCGATATTGACCCTTCGGCGGTCGCAGCCATTATCATTGAGCCGATGCAGGGTGAAGGCGGGTTCCTGATCACGCCGCCTGAACTGATGCGGGCCTTGCGCAAACTGTGTGACGACCACGGTATTGTTCTGATCGCCGATGAGGTTCAGACCGGCTTTGGGCGCACAGGTAAGATGTTCGCCATGGAAAACTATGACGTCAAACCCGACCTGATCACTATGGCCAAGTCACTGGCGGGCGGCTATCCGCTGTCCGGCGTGGTGGGTAAGGCCGCCATTATGGATGCGCCGGAGCTGGGTGGCCTTGGCGGCACTTATGGCGGTAATCCGGTCGCCTGTGCCGCAGCTCTGGCCGTGCTTGAGGTGATTGAGACGGAAAACCTGCTCGACGCCGCCAACCGTCAGGGGGCGTTTTTTCTGGCCCGGCTGCACGCGTTGTCTCAGCGTAATGATATTGTGCCGATCAGTGCGGTGCGCGGCTTAGGGGCCATGGTCGCCTTTGATATCGTGTCTGAGCGCGGCAGCTTTACCCCCGATGCCGCCACGACTAAGGCGGTGACCACGAAGGCGCAAGGTCTGGGCCTGATCCTGCTGTCGTGCGGGGTTTACGGCAATACCATCCGTCTGCTGGCACCGCTTACCGCATCCGAGGCCATCATCGCCGAAGGGTTTGATCTGATGACCGAAGCGTTGAAATTATAA
- a CDS encoding FadR/GntR family transcriptional regulator, giving the protein MIPSYGLSLTHSLLEHLGQAIVMGAYDATPFPTEADICTRNHTSRTVTREALKMLTAKGLLSARPRLGTKVEPLSRWNLLDPQVLRWLTRRPLTPELILEFNQVRLAFEPMAAQLAARHAGQGRDPAALQSIKQSLDLMIRHHNDRALSIRHDIEFHGHILEASGNPFYRQLRPLIDTALTLSISLTSLAREPSDSHNDHVRVYTLIEAGDGAAAEALMRDLITKAIAVIIEETPSLSRRTS; this is encoded by the coding sequence ATGATCCCGTCTTACGGTTTAAGCCTGACCCACAGCCTGCTGGAACATCTGGGGCAGGCCATTGTCATGGGTGCCTATGACGCCACGCCATTTCCGACCGAGGCGGATATCTGCACCCGCAACCACACCAGCCGCACCGTAACCCGTGAAGCGCTAAAGATGTTGACCGCCAAGGGGCTGTTGAGTGCGCGCCCGCGGCTGGGCACCAAGGTCGAACCACTCAGCCGCTGGAACCTGCTCGACCCGCAGGTGCTGCGCTGGCTGACGCGGCGCCCCCTGACGCCCGAACTTATCCTTGAGTTCAATCAGGTGCGTTTGGCTTTTGAGCCGATGGCGGCGCAACTGGCGGCCCGTCACGCCGGACAGGGACGCGACCCGGCGGCCTTACAGAGCATCAAACAAAGCCTCGACCTGATGATCCGCCATCACAATGACCGGGCCTTAAGCATCCGTCACGACATCGAATTCCACGGCCACATCCTGGAGGCGTCGGGCAATCCGTTTTACCGCCAGTTACGCCCCCTGATCGATACGGCGCTGACCCTGTCGATCAGCCTGACCAGCCTGGCGCGCGAGCCGTCCGACAGTCACAATGACCATGTGCGCGTGTACACTCTGATTGAGGCCGGTGACGGTGCGGCCGCCGAAGCCCTGATGCGCGATCTGATCACCAAGGCGATCGCCGTGATTATTGAGGAAACCCCGAGTCTGTCCAGACGAACCTCTTAA
- a CDS encoding hemerythrin domain-containing protein, which translates to MDIYGYLKKDHRKVANLMEQVVASPTASEREQLFQQIKMELTLHADTEEKTFYQAVLDATRAKSVEEKMEHADHEHDEIREFLDKLSGLSADSSEWLIHFGELKHSVEHHVEEEEGEIFEKAKKYLSDTQAKDLAKAMDALKKQQMKTMPQPEPAM; encoded by the coding sequence ATGGATATTTACGGCTATCTCAAAAAAGACCACCGCAAGGTTGCTAATCTGATGGAGCAGGTGGTGGCGTCACCGACGGCCAGTGAGCGCGAACAGTTGTTTCAGCAGATCAAGATGGAACTGACCCTGCACGCCGACACGGAAGAAAAGACCTTTTATCAGGCGGTGCTTGACGCCACCCGCGCTAAGTCGGTTGAGGAAAAGATGGAACATGCCGATCATGAGCATGACGAAATCCGTGAATTCCTCGATAAACTCAGCGGCCTGTCGGCGGACAGTTCCGAATGGCTGATCCACTTCGGCGAGCTTAAGCACTCGGTCGAACATCACGTCGAAGAAGAAGAGGGCGAGATTTTCGAAAAGGCCAAAAAGTACCTGAGCGACACTCAGGCCAAGGATCTGGCCAAGGCAATGGACGCGCTCAAGAAACAGCAGATGAAAACCATGCCTCAGCCCGAACCGGCCATGTAG
- a CDS encoding glycosyltransferase family 4 protein, which translates to MLQEQTVGVGSSDMAFEIADLPVVAPQSSQRAQSAPKIRRAAIMGNFPPRMCGLATFTRDMYACLSRALPKAGWRVIAMNDPNGAYDYPDVVTDQIAQNDPEAYRRLAASLNADGIDVMFVQHEFGIFGGPAGEYLIECLERLNMPVVTTLHTVLETPNDDQKRVMAALIRVSSTLITMAERGAKILREVYKVPDAQILVVPHGAPSRPLGDTERFKEVFGVGGQKTLMTFGLLSPNKGIETIIRALPDILDSTPDLSYLIVGATHPHLVAAQGEAYREGLMDMARQLGVEDHIVSVNRFMDDAELIDILQATDIYVTPYLTETQITSGTLSYALALGRPVVSTPYWHAAEALADGVGIICPFEDSATFAREISNLLTSDEHRAAMSQRAYDYARPSRWSAVADSYVNRAAADIDTGKIAAGNIAGVPIKPERPRDYLTHPPSWEAIERMSDDCGIFQHGKFRLADRNHGYCTDDNCRALSLIALQSGWVEESATRDRLAYTYAAFVNHAWTGERFRNFMDYGRHWLDDGGSDDCCARTLESLIDTVRSNLPDDLRLWAKELAQRVIPQSENWTSQRSRAILIRVLSRALGQVGDEGDIRARIRELSRLLRNGLSDHSNGSHAWFEPTLSYDNARLPEGLILAGETLSDQSLIDEGTEALSWLMAQQTCSKGGHFRPVPTSRFDQGGQTVALFDQQSLEVQATLNACLTAWRVTQDTRWKDEAFRAFAWFHGENDHGLSLITADGGCFDGLTPEGCNQNQGAESLLAYHLSWTAMMANL; encoded by the coding sequence ATGCTGCAAGAACAGACTGTGGGAGTGGGGTCATCGGATATGGCCTTTGAAATAGCTGATTTACCGGTGGTGGCACCGCAATCCAGCCAACGGGCGCAGTCTGCCCCTAAAATCCGCCGCGCGGCCATTATGGGTAATTTTCCGCCGCGTATGTGCGGGCTGGCGACCTTTACCCGCGATATGTATGCCTGCCTGTCGCGCGCCTTACCCAAGGCCGGCTGGCGGGTGATTGCCATGAATGATCCGAATGGTGCCTATGACTATCCGGACGTGGTCACCGACCAGATTGCGCAGAACGACCCGGAGGCCTATCGCCGTCTGGCGGCAAGCCTTAATGCGGACGGTATCGATGTGATGTTCGTGCAGCATGAGTTTGGCATTTTCGGCGGCCCGGCCGGAGAATACCTGATCGAATGTCTTGAGCGCCTGAATATGCCAGTGGTGACGACCCTGCATACGGTGTTGGAAACGCCCAATGACGACCAGAAGCGCGTCATGGCGGCGCTGATCCGCGTATCATCGACCTTGATCACCATGGCCGAGCGCGGGGCGAAAATCCTGCGCGAGGTCTATAAGGTGCCCGATGCCCAGATCCTTGTGGTCCCGCATGGCGCGCCGTCGCGCCCGCTGGGGGATACGGAGCGATTTAAAGAAGTGTTCGGCGTGGGCGGGCAAAAAACCCTTATGACCTTTGGCCTTTTGTCGCCTAACAAAGGCATAGAGACCATCATCAGGGCCTTGCCGGATATTCTCGATAGCACGCCGGACTTAAGTTATCTGATCGTAGGTGCCACCCATCCGCATCTGGTGGCCGCTCAGGGCGAAGCCTATCGTGAGGGCTTGATGGATATGGCGCGGCAGTTGGGTGTTGAGGATCACATCGTCTCTGTGAACCGCTTTATGGATGATGCCGAACTGATCGATATTCTTCAGGCGACCGATATCTATGTGACACCCTATCTGACCGAAACCCAGATCACGTCGGGGACCTTAAGTTACGCACTGGCGCTGGGCCGCCCGGTGGTGTCGACGCCGTACTGGCATGCGGCAGAGGCGCTGGCGGACGGGGTTGGGATCATCTGCCCGTTTGAAGACAGCGCGACCTTTGCGCGCGAAATCTCCAACCTTCTGACCTCGGACGAGCATCGCGCCGCCATGTCTCAGCGCGCCTATGACTATGCCCGCCCGTCGCGCTGGAGTGCGGTTGCGGACTCTTATGTCAACCGCGCCGCCGCCGATATAGACACCGGAAAGATCGCGGCCGGAAACATCGCAGGCGTGCCCATAAAGCCTGAGCGCCCCCGCGATTACCTGACCCATCCGCCGTCGTGGGAAGCCATTGAGCGCATGAGCGATGACTGCGGCATTTTTCAGCACGGCAAGTTCCGGCTGGCCGATCGCAACCATGGCTACTGCACCGATGATAATTGCCGCGCTTTGTCGCTGATCGCCCTGCAATCGGGGTGGGTCGAAGAAAGTGCGACCCGTGACCGGCTGGCCTATACCTACGCCGCCTTTGTCAATCACGCCTGGACGGGTGAGCGGTTCCGCAACTTCATGGACTATGGCCGTCACTGGCTGGATGACGGCGGATCGGACGATTGCTGTGCGCGCACGCTGGAGTCCCTGATCGACACGGTGCGCTCAAACCTGCCTGATGACTTAAGGTTATGGGCCAAGGAACTGGCGCAGCGCGTTATCCCTCAGAGCGAAAACTGGACGTCGCAGCGCTCGCGCGCCATACTGATCCGGGTGCTGTCGCGCGCCCTTGGCCAAGTCGGGGATGAAGGCGATATCCGCGCCCGCATCCGTGAACTGAGCCGGTTGCTGCGCAACGGTCTAAGCGACCATAGCAACGGTAGTCATGCATGGTTTGAGCCTACCTTGAGTTATGACAATGCCCGCCTGCCGGAAGGGCTTATTCTGGCCGGCGAAACCTTAAGCGATCAAAGCCTGATTGATGAGGGGACGGAGGCTCTGTCGTGGCTGATGGCGCAGCAGACCTGCAGCAAAGGCGGTCATTTTCGACCCGTGCCGACCTCGCGCTTTGATCAGGGCGGCCAGACCGTGGCGCTATTTGATCAGCAGTCGCTGGAGGTGCAGGCGACCCTCAATGCCTGCCTGACAGCGTGGCGGGTAACACAGGATACGCGCTGGAAGGACGAAGCGTTTCGGGCGTTTGCGTGGTTCCACGGCGAAAACGATCACGGCCTGTCGCTGATTACTGCGGATGGCGGCTGCTTTGACGGCCTGACGCCGGAAGGCTGCAACCAGAATCAGGGGGCGGAGTCACTTTTGGCCTATCACCTGAGCTGGACTGCCATGATGGCCAACCTTTAA
- a CDS encoding CHASE2 domain-containing protein, producing MRIILASLVFTLGALLVSKLNILGLDSESKRKSEEIYQRLLANQYQPDKEGAPVSVVYLDDAYANSMYDYGSIRYWPPSYTDYANILTQLTTGLHTDKAGKSHDIKPKAVFLDFIFTGSLVELDREKAGCEPLEGMNYEAIHCGQFRLLEAIEEATNYSAWGSLPECQMSPVNKIECITDAGGIPVILGRVTPEITNRWTPFQSQLALRSVMSTVTVNPREYPTLRWEGEHSERGVAHYDLSPASALFAAHCLSRGTSPDEKCAALVNRLELPDPAPDLSFKSEDIKEFTPEHIPWPAAFYNSQSVVWGAGLKPFAKTAEPADDGIALQHIINRASRVTPVCAERHLWRQIDTALRNHSETTETACLHSLNAPYHDVAGVLPSELVHKLLHNRLVLVGIKDVAGADWILSPVHGNVPGVFLHAMALDNLIKWGPGYRQISGGVFDKSDFIETGLLWALLILGTVGLCFHKRQNLNKNDSEIATESINVTTVEAHAEYVSAAGVERESITLIKVRVEKISWWLRFIEFIQRTNIILYLTMFLFSVSLLWLALFCAQNIGAPEPINWLGVYQTSIGFGIFQMRKEIAASVSDGLKSISQLKPLILHLEGVQRWFNLDSITEKFAKIEAAKLKPTQTLDDR from the coding sequence GTGCGGATAATTCTGGCCAGTCTCGTTTTCACCTTAGGGGCCCTTCTGGTCTCTAAGCTCAATATTTTGGGTTTGGATTCCGAGTCCAAGCGCAAAAGCGAAGAGATTTACCAGCGTCTGCTGGCGAACCAGTATCAACCTGACAAAGAGGGGGCACCAGTTAGTGTGGTTTATCTCGACGATGCCTATGCCAACAGCATGTATGACTATGGCTCGATCCGGTACTGGCCGCCTTCATATACGGATTATGCCAATATTCTGACCCAGCTAACGACTGGCCTTCATACGGATAAAGCCGGCAAGAGCCACGATATTAAACCGAAGGCGGTATTTTTAGATTTCATCTTCACGGGCAGTCTGGTTGAACTAGACAGAGAAAAGGCCGGTTGCGAGCCCTTAGAAGGCATGAATTATGAAGCCATCCATTGCGGTCAGTTCAGGTTATTAGAAGCCATTGAGGAGGCCACCAACTATAGCGCGTGGGGATCGCTACCTGAATGTCAGATGTCACCCGTTAACAAAATTGAATGTATAACTGATGCTGGGGGAATACCGGTCATTCTAGGCCGGGTCACGCCGGAGATCACCAACCGCTGGACGCCTTTCCAAAGTCAACTGGCCTTACGCAGTGTCATGTCGACGGTTACGGTTAATCCCCGTGAATACCCAACGCTTAGGTGGGAGGGCGAGCATAGCGAGCGCGGTGTCGCTCATTATGATCTCTCACCCGCCAGTGCTTTGTTCGCTGCTCATTGTCTGTCCAGAGGGACCAGCCCGGACGAAAAATGCGCCGCACTGGTAAACAGACTGGAACTGCCGGACCCGGCTCCTGATCTCAGTTTTAAGTCTGAGGACATCAAAGAATTTACGCCGGAGCATATCCCTTGGCCTGCGGCGTTCTATAACTCGCAAAGCGTTGTGTGGGGCGCGGGGTTGAAACCCTTCGCAAAAACTGCTGAACCCGCAGACGACGGTATAGCTTTGCAGCATATTATCAATCGGGCCTCTCGGGTTACACCAGTCTGTGCGGAGAGACATTTGTGGAGACAGATCGATACGGCTCTGAGGAACCACTCTGAGACTACGGAAACGGCGTGTCTGCATAGCTTAAATGCTCCATATCACGATGTGGCCGGGGTTTTGCCCAGCGAGTTAGTTCACAAGCTGCTACACAACCGCCTGGTTCTAGTTGGCATTAAGGATGTTGCTGGCGCCGACTGGATACTAAGTCCCGTACACGGAAATGTACCAGGTGTGTTCCTGCACGCCATGGCCCTGGATAACCTTATCAAATGGGGACCTGGTTACCGTCAGATTAGCGGCGGTGTTTTCGACAAAAGCGATTTTATTGAAACGGGCCTTTTGTGGGCATTGCTTATTCTAGGTACGGTTGGGCTGTGTTTTCACAAAAGGCAAAATCTGAACAAAAACGACAGCGAGATTGCGACCGAAAGCATCAATGTCACTACGGTTGAGGCTCACGCTGAATATGTTTCCGCGGCAGGGGTGGAGCGTGAAAGCATAACCTTGATAAAGGTGCGGGTTGAAAAAATAAGTTGGTGGCTGCGGTTTATAGAATTTATCCAACGCACCAACATAATTTTATACCTGACTATGTTTCTGTTTAGCGTTTCATTGCTGTGGCTGGCACTATTTTGTGCTCAGAATATAGGTGCTCCGGAGCCGATCAACTGGTTAGGTGTTTATCAGACCTCTATCGGCTTTGGCATATTCCAGATGCGAAAAGAGATTGCCGCGTCTGTGTCGGACGGCCTGAAGAGCATATCTCAATTAAAGCCTTTGATCCTGCATCTGGAAGGGGTGCAGCGTTGGTTCAATCTGGACTCAATTACTGAGAAATTCGCCAAGATCGAAGCGGCTAAATTGAAGCCGACCCAGACTTTGGATGACCGTTAA
- a CDS encoding DUF72 domain-containing protein has translation MTGTIRIGIGGWTYEDWRGPFYPDGLAQKRELEYAARQMTAIEVNGTYYGSMKPASYIKWFEETSEDFVFTLKGSRYTTNRRVLSEAGESIEKFITSGITELKHKLGPINWQFMATKKFDPVDFEGFLKLLPKRHDGIDLTHAVEVRHDSFRCAEFVQMARHYGVAVITAADSEFPQIADVTAPFVYLRLMGTREGEAKGYSEAELDAWATRLKTYAAGKVPDDLDAVERTTDSKGRDVYAFVISGHKVLNPAAAMALIDRVKG, from the coding sequence ATGACCGGAACAATCCGCATTGGCATTGGTGGCTGGACCTATGAGGACTGGCGCGGGCCGTTTTATCCTGACGGTCTGGCCCAGAAGCGTGAACTGGAATATGCCGCACGCCAGATGACGGCGATTGAGGTCAACGGCACCTATTATGGGTCTATGAAACCGGCGTCCTACATCAAATGGTTTGAAGAGACGTCGGAGGATTTTGTCTTTACGCTCAAAGGGTCGCGCTACACCACCAACCGGCGCGTGCTGAGCGAAGCGGGTGAGTCGATCGAAAAGTTCATCACCTCTGGCATCACTGAGCTTAAGCACAAACTGGGGCCGATCAACTGGCAGTTCATGGCCACCAAAAAGTTCGACCCGGTGGATTTCGAGGGGTTCCTGAAACTATTGCCCAAACGTCATGACGGCATCGATCTGACGCACGCGGTTGAGGTCCGCCATGACAGCTTTCGCTGCGCGGAATTTGTGCAGATGGCGCGCCACTACGGCGTCGCGGTGATCACGGCGGCGGACTCGGAGTTTCCGCAAATCGCCGATGTGACCGCGCCGTTTGTCTATTTGCGTCTGATGGGTACGCGGGAAGGCGAGGCGAAAGGCTATAGCGAGGCCGAACTTGATGCCTGGGCGACGCGGCTGAAAACCTATGCCGCCGGGAAGGTGCCGGATGATCTCGACGCGGTTGAGCGCACGACCGATAGCAAGGGTCGCGATGTCTATGCCTTTGTCATCAGCGGCCATAAGGTGCTTAATCCGGCGGCGGCCATGGCGTTGATTGACCGCGTGAAGGGCTGA